TCAATTATCAGTTATTTTCAGAGAGTTTTTCCCCATTTACTCACAGAAAAAGAAGCTGCCCCTAAGTAGCATTTACTACTTTTGAGACAGCCTCTTCTTTTAGTTAGAAAGCGGGCTTATGAGACCGCTTTGTTTGCTTTTTCTTTTTTGCAGCCCGTTCGTTTACACGTGCCATAAGTACCCTTGAAATCAAGACGGTGATCCGTGACGTTAAAGCCATATTCACGTTCCACTCTTTTCTCTAGCTCCACCAGCCAGTCATCCTTAATTTCCTCCAGCCTGCCGCACACGCTGCATATCAAATGATGATGCATGTGAGCATGATCATTCCCGCGCAGATCGTAACGTGCGACTCCATCTCCGAAGTTCATCTTCTCTACA
This window of the Paenibacillus sp. FSL R10-2734 genome carries:
- a CDS encoding transcriptional repressor, producing MNQISNISQLFAAQKYKLTPQREAIVNILLDNEKEHLSVEEVYMIVKLSYPHLGLATVYRTLELLCELHIVEKMNFGDGVARYDLRGNDHAHMHHHLICSVCGRLEEIKDDWLVELEKRVEREYGFNVTDHRLDFKGTYGTCKRTGCKKEKANKAVS